The Pochonia chlamydosporia 170 chromosome 1, whole genome shotgun sequence genome window below encodes:
- a CDS encoding CHY zinc finger domain-containing protein (similar to Verticillium alfalfae VaMs.102 XP_003001676.1), with protein MITLKTQPDGSPRTRKQAVGEPSSSRIVPKPVPASQEKDPRGYQLGQLRRRFSPKETTTDDGTTSLIFKLKPSDPDFPFELTHLECDVRVPASYPDERPELRVRNSNIPRGFGINVERGWDRLALERKGATILSIVNALDKNLEKFLSEQKTETVKLVAFKDTRHLDAAASAKAEPEPGPSEPVMPKPVVRAYIPEESYSREQITEAKTRRAQEVRQLEARMGRLPRFRRSADGIVFTLPIEPKRRNELPPGLHSVNSLHLIVPLLYPLQDLRIQLNEAEGVDAEPVEALFAVKAAEQKPMSLMSHMNYLTQNLHALAKQAQAIQQKAEAQKQAETEQKVAASAADAPVAGPSGISPEERSHVKVIPRPPEWDFVEDDEDSEEFCSGTSDEEGGVILRKADAEPEPVQQITEAQEKGTMMSFPSIELHGIEVLQVSILSISVKCERCKTTNDITGLKPGTEKMVSCKKCATQLTAKFNQTLVHENSTRAGFIDMSGCKVADMLPSTFVPTCARCSTASQGLVSVRGETMTNVCRECHGKFTFKIPEVKFLFISPGSLPPPTVGSRRKTEKLGLHAGEPLPERGACAHYKKSYRWFRFSCCNRVHPCDKCHDGAEDHANEWANRMICGWCSREQNYMVEACGFCGRSVIGKKGRGFWEGGKGTRDQRTMSRKDPRKYKRLRDVNKKE; from the coding sequence ATGATCACTCTGAAGACGCAGCCCGACGGTTCGCCACGGACCAGAAAACAGGCTGTTGGGGagccttcatcttccagaATTGTGCCTAAGCCGGTTCCGGCCTCCCAAGAAAAGGACCCCCGAGGATATCAGCTCGGCCAACTTCGACGGCGGTTCTCTCCCAAGGAGACTACTACCGATGATGGAACGACGTCTCTGATATTCAAATTGAAGCCTTCCGACCCGGATTTCCCCTTTGAACTTACTCATCTTGAGTGTGATGTACGCGTTCCTGCTAGCTATCCGGATGAAAGGCCGGAACTGCGAGTCAGGAATAGTAACATTCCTCGCGGGTTTGGCATAAATGTCGAAAGAGGATGGGATAGGCTGGCTTTGGAGAGAAAGGGGGCCACCATTCTTTCCATTGTTAATGCTCTGGATAAGAACTTGGAAAAGTTTCTCTCTGAGCAAAAGACCGAAACTGTCAAGTTGGTCGCCTTCAAGGACACGAGGCATCTTGATGCCGCTGCTTCTGCCAAGGCAGAACCAGAACCGGGTCCGAGTGAGCCGGTTATGCCAAAGCCCGTTGTAAGGGCTTATATTCCCGAGGAGTCTTATTCCAGGGAACAAATTACAGAGGCCAAAACAAGGAGGGCGCAAGAGGTGCGCCAGCTTGAGGCGCGTATGGGCAGATTGCCCAGATTTCGACGCTCTGCAGATGGAATCGTGTTTACATTGCCTATTGAGCCCAAAAGAAGGAATGAACTCCCCCCTGGCCTTCATTCCGTCAACAGCCTCCATCTGATTGTCCCGCTCTTGTACCCCCTGCAGGATCTTAGAATCCAGCTCAACGAGGCAGAGGGTGTTGACGCCGAGCCGGTCGAGGCATTGTTTGCGGTCAAGGCGGCGGAACAAAAACCAATGTCTCTCATGAGCCATATGAACTATCTTACTCAGAATTTACACGCTCTCGCTAAGCAAGCCCAAGCTATACAGCAAAAAGCTGAGGCTCAGAAGCAAGCGGAAACAGAACAGAAGGTCGCGGCCTCTGCTGCTGACGCGCCTGTCGCCGGCCCATCTGGGATATCCCCCGAGGAGAGGAGCCATGTCAAGGTCATTCCACGGCCGCCAGAGTGGGACTTTgtggaggatgacgaagattCCGAAGAGTTTTGCTCTGGTACAtcagacgaagaaggcggtGTTATTCTACGAAAGGCAGATGCGGAGCCGGAACCAGTACAACAAATTACAGAAGCTCAGGAGAAAGGAACCATGATGTCCTTCCCCTCCATCGAGCTACATGGCATCGAAGTACTACAAGTTTCCATCCTCAGCATCAGCGTGAAATGCGAACGCTGCAAAACAACAAACGACATCACCGGTCTAAAACCAGGCACCGAGAAGATGGTAAGCTGTAAAAAGTGCGCCACCCAACTcacagccaagttcaaccaaACCCTCGTTCACGAAAACTCGACCCGCGCCGGATTCATCGACATGTCCGGATGCAAAGTGGCAGATATGCTTCCGAGCACCTTTGTCCCAACATGTGCGCGGTGCTCAACCGCCAGCCAGGGACTTGTATCGGTCAGGGGTGAAACCATGACCAACGTCTGCCGCGAATGCCACGGCAAGTTCACATTCAAGATTCCCGAAGTCAAGTTTCTCTTCATATCGCCTGGATCcctgccaccaccaacagtcGGATCTCGCCGGAAGACTGAGAAACTCGGTCTTCACGCGGGGGAACCGCTCCCAGAGAGAGGCGCCTGCGCTCACTACAAGAAGTCGTACCGTTGGTTCCGGTTCTCGTGCTGCAACCGCGTGCACCCGTGTGATAAATGCCACGACGGCGCGGAAGACCACGCCAACGAGTGGGCGAATCGCATGATTTGCGGTTGGTGCAGCAGAGAGCAGAACTACATGGTGGAGGCGTGTGGTTTCTGCGGACGAAGCGTCATTGGGAAGAAGGGCCGAGGATTCTGGGAAGGCGGTAAAGGCACGAGAGATCAGAGGACCATGAGTCGCAAGGACCCGAGAAAGTATAAGCGACTTAGAGATgtgaacaagaaggagtGA
- a CDS encoding RNA ligase, DRB0094 family (similar to Metarhizium acridum CQMa 102 XP_007808996.1): MTRRLVTVRRVSLLTPIPDADLIESATVDGWTCVVAKGEHKVGELSVYFEIDSFLPALDERYSFLKVKATKHDDFEGIRIKTIKLRKVLSQGLLVPLTKFPEINAILQDLQKKCGKEDADKELQSMSFEDILGVRKWEPPVYEQGKPAGLAPFPVFVNRTDQERVQNLPNVFEEWGDAVFQESTKMDGSSMTVYFIRNDSTHISTLPTFAQQDHETLRHLPSGTVGVCSRNRDIAPDPSNHFWSVALRQNIPSKLNELNRNIAIQGELCGSSIQANFEGFQKGFHDIYVFSVWDIDAQKYLLPREVHEELVPKLGLKHVPVTGYWLLKDIATGLRDILERAEGKGINGRKREGIVLKEVRGEFSFKAISNSYLLRYGQ, encoded by the coding sequence ATGACTCGACGACTGGTCACAGTCAGACGAGTCTCACTGCTCACTCCAATCCCCGACGCGGACCTGATAGAGTCTGCCACCGTCGACGGATGGACCTGCGTAGTAGCAAAAGGCGAGCACAAGGTCGGGGAATTGTCTGTATACTTTGAGATTGACAGCTTTCTCCCCGCTTTGGACGAACGTTACTCCTTTCTGAAAGTCAAGGCCACCAAGCACGACGACTTTGAAGGCATCCGCATCAAGACCATCAAGCTTCGCAAGGTCCTATCCCAGGGTCTCCTCGTACCACTTACCAAGTTCCCTGAGATCAACGCTATTCTCCAAGACCTACAGAAGAAATGTGGCAAAGAAGATGCGGACAAGGAATTGCAGAGCATGAGCTTTGAAGACATCCTCGGCGTTCGAAAGTGGGAGCCCCCCGTTTATGAGCAGGGAAAGCCAGCTGGACTTGCTCCCTTCCCGGTCTTTGTAAACAGAACCGACCAGGAACGTGTGCAGAATCTACCGAATGTATTCGAAGAATGGGGTGATGCGGTGTTTCAAGAATCCACCAAGATGGACGGATCTTCCATGACAGTCTACTTCATCCGAAACGATAGCACCCATATCAGCACCCTCCCTACATTCGCGCAGCAAGATCACGAGACTCTTCGACACCTGCCAAGCGGCACAGTGGGAGTCTGCTCGCGCAACCGCGACATTGCGCCAGACCCAAGCAATCACTTCTGGTCCGTTGCGCTGCGACAAAATATCCCATCCAAGTTGAACGAGCTGAACCGCAACATTGCCATCCAGGGCGAACTCTGCGGTTCTTCCATCCAAGCCAACTTTGAGGGATTTCAGAAGGGGTTCCACGATATATATGTGTTTAGTGTATGGGACATTGACGCGCAGAAGTACCTGCTCCCACGGGAAGTACACGAAGAGTTGGTCCCGAAACTGGGACTCAAGCATGTGCCTGTTACTGGGTATTGGCTGCTGAAGGACATTGCAACTGGTTTGAGGGATATTTTGGAACGGGCTGAGGGGAAAGGGATTAATGGACGTAAGAGGGAGGGGATTGTGTTGAAGGAGGTTCGTGGGGAGTTTAGCTTCAAGGCGATTTCTAATTCTTATTTACTTCGATATGGACAGTAG
- a CDS encoding T-complex protein 1 subunit epsilon (similar to Aspergillus terreus NIH2624 XP_001215093.1), with the protein MTLNLDPNNATFLKDEQGRPFIVVRDQGKKKRQFGNEAVKSHILAARTVANLVKSSLGPRGLDKILISSDGDITVTNDGATILQQMEVSNHVAKLLVELSKSQDDEIGDGTTGVVVLAGALLEQAADLIDKGIHPIRIADGYDQACDIAVAELDRISDTIDFTKTDTANLVKVARTSLGSKIVSKAHDQFANIAVDAVLSVADLERKDVDFELIKVDGKVGGSLEDTLLVKGVIVDKDFSHPQMPSEVRDAKIAILTCAFEPPKPKTKHKLEITSVEEFKKLQNYEREKFIEMIQQVKDTGANLAICQWGFDDEANHLLLQNGLPAVRWVGGPEIELIAIATNGRIVPRFEDLKPEKLGSAGVVREMTFGTTREKMLVIEECANTRAVTVFCRGSNKMIIDEAKRSLHDALCVVRNLVRDNRVVYGGGAAEIACSLAVEDAAVKTPGLEQYAMRAFSEALDTVPMTLAENSGLNPISTLAEVKSQQVKAGSNSRGKLGVDCMGRGDNDMKEAFVIDPLIGKKQQLQLATQLCRMVLKVNNVIVAGSGDDDF; encoded by the exons atgaCGCTGA ATTTGGATCCTAACAACG CCACCTTTTTGAAGGATGAGCAAGGCCGTCCCTTTATCGTCGTCAGAGA CcaagggaagaagaagcgtcAATTTGGAAACGAGGCAGTTAAATCCCACATCCTTGCAGCTAGAACTGTAGCCAATCTCGTCAAGTCCTCCCTTGGCCCTCGTGGCCTCGACAAGATCCTCATCTCATCCGATGGAGACATCACAGTCACCAACGATGGCGCCACCATTTTGCAGCAGATGGAAGTGAGCAACCACGTCGCCAAGCTACTGGTAGAGCTTTCAAAATCCCAAGACGACGAAATTGGTGATGGTACCACTGGCGTTGTCGTCTTGGCTGGCGCCCTGCTCGAACAAGCTGCCGACCTCATTGATAAGGGCATCCACCCAATCCGAATCGCCGATGGTTACGACCAGGCTTGCGACATTGCCGTTGCGGAGCTCGACAGAATTTCAGATACGATCGATTTCACAAAGACAGACACTGCTAACTTGGTCAAGGTGGCACGGACAAGTTTGGGCAGCAAGATCGTCTCCAAGGCGCACGACCAATTCGCCAACATTGCTGTGGACGCTGTCCTGTCGGTGGCTGACTTGGAGCGAAAGGACGTCGATTTCGAGCTGATCAAGGTCGATGGCAAGGTTGGAGGCTCGCTTGAAGACACATTGCTGGTCAAGGGTGTCATTGTCGACAAGGACTTTTCTCACCCACAGATGCCTTCCGAGGTGCGGGACGCCAAGATTGCCATCCTGACATGCGCCTTTGAGCCGCCGAAGCCCAAGACTAAGCACAAACTCGAAATCACCAGCGTCGAGGaattcaagaagctgcaaaaCTACGAGAGGGAAAAGTTCATTGAGATGATTCAGCAAGTCAAGGACACAGGTGCCAATTTGGCCATTTGCCAGTGGggatttgatgatgaagccaaCCACTTGCTTTTGCAAAACGGCCTTCCCGCCGTCCGTTGGGTTGGTGGCCCTGAGATTGAGCtgattgccattgccaccaacgGCAGAATAGTACCTCGTTTTGAAGACCTCAAACCCGAGAAGCTTGGCTCCGCAGGTGTTGTCAGAGAGATGACATTTGGTACCACAAGAGAGAAGATGTTGGTCATTGAGGAGTGCGCCAACACTCGTGCTGTAACTGTTTTCTGCCgcggcagcaacaagatg ATTATCGACGAAGCTAAGCGATCGCTCCACGATGCCTTGTGTGTCGTGCGCAACTTGGTGCGTGACAACCGAGTCGTCTACGGTGGTGGTGCCGCCGAGATTGCCTGCTCCCTGGCAGTCGAGGATGCCGCCGTCAAGACGCCCGGCCTCGAGCAGTACGCCATGCGTGCATTCTCTGAAGCCCTGGATACCGTCCCCATGACGCTGGCGGAGAACAGTGGCCTCAACCCCATCTCAACCCTTGCTGAAGTGAAGAGCCAGCAAGTCAAGGCTGGCTCCAACAGCCGCGGCAAGCTTGGCGTGGACTGCATGGGACGTGGCGACAACGATATGAAGGAAGCCTTTGTTATTGACCCGTTGATtggaaagaagcagcagcttcaactggCTACACAATTATGTCGCATGGTTCTAAAGGTGAACAATGTCATTGTGGCGGGTTCTGGAGACGACGACTTTTAG
- a CDS encoding C6 transcription factor (similar to Metarhizium acridum CQMa 102 XP_007808998.1): MSEYEYTPSSGSSSPSPSNHQQPTTGKRRPIPRKGHTKSRAGCPNCKRRKVKCDEVTPFCGPCKRLGLECEYPQTRGAHRSEAQQRAAIVVTSPIPQPLSMHPGSFGFTDLRFFQHFLISAFPPLPVGGRRVWQYISQMSHEYDFLIHSMLGLGASHLSLLSPGDFKHSALQHRVTAIERLNKFLSKPKLSIPDTEAAFAAILTLTFQAAHMPDGLIDFLTMTRGCFLVGTHVVDDLENSTFKTFERDVYIEKASWVAASDEQRLPLLDESIADGFCTSLEQLGPLCHSVIDIEHIAMMRRIVTSATTNLYECFREHSFLHEKAGRLSAAEFASFIDPNNHIARLVIVHMLLLDIIMSRTICAWEEGPEVAFHETRHRYDARNVMALMWMQNIHDTLPEMYRPYIEWPLSFSKYMKTTFRADTSFWKFSATDEGLAPQPLQLDGSEIGSDFML; this comes from the exons ATGTCTGAATATGAGTACACCCCCAGCTCGGGGTCTTCATCCCCCTCGCCCagcaaccaccagcaacccaCAACCGGCAAACGACGCCCCATCCCAAGAAAAGGCCACACCAAGTCCCGGGCAGGTTGCCCAAACTGCAAGCGACGAAAAGTCAAATGTGACGAGGTGACGCCCTTCTGCGGACCATGTAAGCGGCTAGGACTTGAGTGCGAGTACCCTCAGACGAGGGGAGCACATCGGAGTGAAGCGCAACAACGAGCGGCGATCGTGGTGACATCGCCGATTCCTCAGCCGTTGTCTATGCATCCCGGGTCTTTTGGGTTTACCGACTTGCGCTTCTTTCAGCATTTTCTTATCTCTGCGTTTCCGCCGTTACCTGTGGGCGGGAGACGGGTGTGGCAGTATATTTCACAGATGTCGCATGAG TACGACTTTTTAATCCATTCGATGCTGGGACTTGGTGCCTCGCATCTGAGCTTGCTTTCTCCAGGGGATTTCAAGCACTCTGCTCTGCAGCATAGAGTGACGGCCATAGAGAGACTAAACAAGTTCCTGTCGAAGCCGAAGCTGTCTATTCCCGATACTGAGGCGGCGTTTGCTGCCATTCTGACTCTTACTTTTCAGGCGGCGCATATGCCAGATGGCCTTATAGATTTCCTCACCATGACCCGTGGAT GCTTTCTAGTCGGTACACATGTGGTAGATGATCTCGAAAACTCGACATTCAAAACATTCGAAAGAGACGTCTACATTGAAAAAGCATCCTGGGTAGCGGCATCAGACGAGCAGCGCCTCCCACTACTAGACGAATCCATCGCAGACGGCTTCTGCACCAGTCTCGAACAGCTCGGCCCCTTGTGCCACAGCgtgattgacattgaacataTTGCCATGATGCGCCGAATAGTCACATCTGCCACCACTAATCTCTACGAAT GTTTCCGGGAGCATTCCTTCCTCCACGAAAAAGCTGGCCGTTTATCAGCCGCAGAATTCGCCTCCTTCATCGACCCGAACAATCATATCGCGCGCCTAGTCATTGTCCACatgctcctcctcgacatcatcatgagcCGCACAATCTGCGCGTGGGAGGAAGGACCAGAGGTAGCCTTCCACGAGACGCGGCATCGTTACGACGCCCGCAATGTCATGGCCCTTATGTGGATGCAGAATATTCACGATACGCTGCCGGAAATGTATCGGCCGTATATCGAGTGGCCGCTTAGCTTCTCAAAGTACATGAAAACTACGTTTAGGGCGGATACGAGTTTCTGGAAATTTAGTGCTACTGACGAAGGGTTGGCGCCGCAGCCACTGCAGCTCGATGGTAGTGAGATTGGAAGTGATTTCATGTTATAG
- a CDS encoding RTM1-like protein (similar to Metarhizium acridum CQMa 102 XP_007808997.1), producing MADDKDVWMYNPSFALAIIGTIVYGLIFIGITYLTFFRYRAWFFTVVVVGAAVEVAGYVLRAYSAKNRTVLVPFVLTLTFTVLAPVFIAAGNYLLISRLIRAVLPPSHHRILGIPGKRLTPIFVICDIISFIIQGNGSAIASSDNWQGEKEKIGRYVLIGGLAFQLVAFGLFLCVFRRFHVLANRMATPSAPKGWQQVVLSVYISSVLIMVRCIYRVCEFAEGMNGYAFRTEWLFWVFETLPMIGAIGIFIIYHPSRYLGQNGAAPPKEARSDESVELVGRRKWFRMRRSNDSPA from the exons ATGGCCGACGACAAAGATGTCTGGATGTACAACCCGTCCTTTGCCTTAGCAATCATCGGCACCATCGTATACGGCCTCATTTTCATTGGAATCACATACCTGACCTTCTTCCGATACCGAGCGTGGTTCTTTactgttgttgttgtcggTGCTGCAGTGGAAGTAGCCGGATATGTGTTACGAGCCTATTCTGCCAAGAACAGAACCGTCCTG GTCCCGTTCGTCTTAACACTTACATTCACCGTCCTCGCACCCGTCTTCATAGCTGCAGGAAATTACCTCCTCATCAGCCGCCTCATCCGCGCTGTCCTCCCGCCGTCCCACCACCGCATTCTTGGCATCCCCGGCAAACGACTTACACCAATCTTTGTCATCTGCGACATCATCTCGTTCATCATCCAGGGCAATGGCTCTGCCATAGCTAGCTCGGATAATTGGCAGGGcgagaaggaaaagattgGTCGCTATGTTCTCATTGGCGGTCTTGCCTTTCAGCTCGTCGCCTTTGGACTGTTTCTTTGTGTGTTCCGTCGGTTCCATGTTTTGGCGAATAGAATGGCGACACCCTCGGCTCCCAAGGGATGGCAACAAGTCGTTCTGTCGGTTTATATTTCTAGCGTCTTGATCATG GTTCGATGTATCTACCGTGTGTGTGAGTTTGCAGAGGGCATGAATGGCTATGCTTTTCGCACCGAGTGGCTGTTCTGGGTGTTTGAGACGCTTCCCATGATTGGCGCGAtcggcatcttcatcatTTACCATCCGAGTCGCTACCTTGGTCAAAATGGAGCTGCACCGCCCAAGGAAGCTCGGTCTGATGAATCTGTGGAACTTGTTGGCCGGCGGAAGTGGTTTCGTATGAGGCGCTCAAACGATAGCCCTGCTTAA
- a CDS encoding elongation factor Tu GTP binding domain-containing protein (similar to Neosartorya fischeri NRRL 181 XP_001260091.1): MAPADYYDDDDLYDEEADEGEQEDELSPEDKAAMEKGTADVKKSLGANATKVTVKQIQDALWHYYYDVDKSVAYLSKTFIAPPPPKPTPKKAPESKLHEFSFSSSLGLFVRSSGAANRLPWSDSLPDPPPCSTFSYRSNANPVQDEFSDMPWLNTPESRQAMLIAPSKPRGGLLGGAGDAPKMSKLQALAAARKKKNDDKKEQAKSSQAESGLKRLSIADASPKENDERASSPAKRQRVPDAQAAPSLATLDGGSSRSEGPQEPHPDPVHIEVVRALQEPPEIEPSPPIQQDEETVKPFAQSAPSAFAKTLFGSAPDDRQANRPDFYAMPYTSSSSFLAAAFSEPSPDDVVLAAQAKAGKKTVAPAKGTSTPTKKDKKADVASKDVDVSNGISNLKVSDVPPPKSKGLDVAKEYEKSNSKKSISFVVVGHVDAGKSTLMGRLLLELKYVQERTVDKYRRQAEKSGKQSFALAWVMDQRTEERERGVTIDIATNHFETPNTKFTILDAPGHRDFVPNMIAGASQADFAILVIDANTGAYEKGLKGQTREHVLLLRSLGVQRIIVAVNKLDMVGWSKARFDEISDQISGFLTGLGFQSKLISFVPISGLNGDNIANKTEDASAAWYEGPTLIKALEDSEPSSALAITKPFRMSISEMFRSQQQGTTTLAGRIDAGNVQIGDAVIVQPSGEPAYIKSIMVDSEAQEWAVAGQSVTIALTDIDPIHIRVGDILCSAVNPISVGDTFTMKAMAFEHLMPMPVDLHRGRLHAAGQIASIPATLDKATGEIVKKKPKIVQPGGVARVMIKLGAKVPLEKGQRVVLRSGGETIAAGLLE; this comes from the exons atggctcCCGCCGACTACTACGACGATGACGATCTATACGATGAGGAAGCAGATGAGGGGGAGCAGGAGGATGAACTGAGCCCCGAGGACAAGGCAGCCATGGAGAAAGGCACCGCGGATGTGAAGAAGTCCCTTGGTGCTAATGCCACCAAGGTAACGGTCAAACAGATACAAGACGCATTATGGCACTACTACTACGACGTCGACAAATCTGTCGCCTACTTAAGCAAGACGTTTAttgcaccaccgccgcctaAACCTACCCCGAAAAAAGCCCCAGAGAGTAAGTTGCATGAATTCTCGTTTTCATCATCGCTCGGCCTGTTTGTAAGATCGTCTGGAGCTGCGAACCGATTGCCTTGGTCAGACTCATTGCCGGACCCTCCGCCTTGTAGTACATTCAGCTACAGGTCAAACGCGAATCCTGTCCAAGACGAATTTAGTGATATGCCGTGGCTGAACACACCTGAGAGCCGTCAAGCCATGCTGATAGCACCCTCGAAGCCACGAGGCGGATTGCTTGGCGGAGCTGGAGACGCTCCAAAAATGtccaagctccaagctcTTGCGGCTGCgagaaaaaagaagaacgatgacaagaaggagCAAGCAAAGTCTTCACAAGCAGAAAGTGGCTTGAAGAGATTATCAATTGCAGATGCATCTCCAAAAGAGAATGATGAGAGAGCTTCAAGTCCTGCGAAAAGGCAGCGTGTCCCGGATGCACAGGCGGCTCCGTCGCTGGCAACTTTGGATGGAGGCAGCTCTCGGAGTGAAGGTCCTCAAGAACCACACCCCGATCCCGTCCACATTGAAGTTGTTCGCGCTCTACAGGAGCCGCCAGAGATAGAACCATCGCCCCCAATTCAACAGGATGAAGAAACCGTAAAACCATTTGCCCAGTCAGCCCCATCCGCCTTCGCCAAGACCCTTTTCGGATCTGCTCCAGATGATCGACAAGCAAACAGGCCTGATTTTTATGCAATGCCTTATacatcctcatcttccttcctCGCTGCAGCATTCTCCGAGCCTAGCCCGGATGACGTCGTTCTGGCTGCGCAGGCAAAAG CCGGAAAGAAGACGGTAGCTCCTGCCAAGGGAACATCCACGCCCaccaaaaaggacaagaaggcCGACGTTGCATCCAAAGATGTGGATGTGAGCAATGGCATCTCGAACTTAAAGGTCAGCGATGTGCCGCCACCAAAGAGCAAGGGCCTTGACGTGGCCAAAGAGTATGAGaaaagcaacagcaagaagagcatAAGCTTTGTCGTTGTCG GCCACGTCGATGCTGGTAAGAGCACGCTTATGGGGCGTCTTCTGCTTGAATTGAAATATGTCCAAGAGCGTACAGTGGACAAGTATCGCAGGCAAGCAGAGAAGTCGGGAAAGCAGTCCTTTGCTCTTGCTTGGGTCATGGACCAAAGAACGGAAGAAAGGGAACGAGGTGTCACAATCGACATCGCCACAAACCACTTCGAGACCCCAAATACGAAATTTACCATCCTGGACGCGCCTGGTCATAGGGATTTTGTGCCGAATATGATTGCAGGCGCAAGCCAGGCCGATTTCGCCATTCTTGTCATTGACGCAAATACTGGAGCTTACGAAAAGGGTCTCAAGGGACAAACAAGAGAGCAcgtgttgttgctgcgcaGTCTTGGCGTCCAACGCATCATTGTCGCCGTCAATAAACTCGACATGGTTGGTTGGTCAAAAGCTCGATTCGACGAGATTTCCGACCAAATCAGCGGCTTTCTCACTGGGCTAGGGTTTCAAAGCAAACTAATCAGCTTTGTGCCCATATCCGGCCTGAATGGGGATAACATTGCAAACAAGACTGAGGACGCATCAGCGGCATGGTATGAGGGACCAACGTTAATTAAGGCGCTGGAAGACTCGGAGCCGTCGTCGGCTCTTGCCATCACGAAACCCTTCCGCATGTCGATTTCGGAAATGTTTCGATCACAGCAACAGGGTACAACAACACTAGCTGGTCGCATAGATGCAGGCAACGTTCAAATCGGCGACGCGGTCATTGTACAGCCCAGCGGAGAGCCTGCGTATATAAAATCTATCATGGTCGATTCGGAGGCTCAAGAATGGGCAGTTGCTGGTCAAAGTGTCACCATCGCCTTGACTGACATTGACCCCATTCATATCCGTGTCGGTGACATTCTATGCAGCGCGGTGAACCCAATTAGCGTTGGCGACACGTTCACTATGAAAGCTATGGCGTTTGAGCAtctgatgccgatgccagtGGACCTTCACCGTGGTCGTCTGCATGCGGCAGGGCAAATCGCCTCAATACCGGCAACGCTCGACAAGGCTACAGgcgagattgtcaagaagaagcccaagattGTTCAGCCCGGGGGCGTGGCTCGCGTGATGATTAAACTGGGGGCCAAGGTACCTTTGGAAAAGGGACAAAGGGTTGTCCTTCGCAGTGGAGGAGAAACTATTGCGGCAGGCTTACTAGAATAA